The following proteins are co-located in the Telopea speciosissima isolate NSW1024214 ecotype Mountain lineage chromosome 9, Tspe_v1, whole genome shotgun sequence genome:
- the LOC122640010 gene encoding zinc finger CCCH domain-containing protein 18-like has translation MDFSESTRVVFNRIQKLEPDNVSKIIGYLLLQDHGDREMIRLAFGPDSLIHSLINKAKAELGPALLSPGSMNPTPISDLPLQFTPFSPASSRPFSSPATFRVAAPYWEPQVTTDQQGVQNMDFIPPTYGDSLSDEYLHNQAQFLSLEDQLEAVNNVAPDFSSNYYYPEPSLGTLSARTSRRSPSLPEFPVKACHYFNKGFCKHGTNCRYFHGQSFSDSFSQIFSSNPNELVNDDHMFTPGSLEKLELELTELLKSRRGVPVSIASLPMMYYEKYGRTLQAEGYLTESQRHGKAGYSLTKLLARLKDSIRLIDRPHGQHSVVLAEDAPRYMEYRGERSDPGVIVAGSRQIYLTFPAESTFTEEDVSNYFKSFGPVQDVRIPCQQKRMFGFVTFVYPETVKIILTKGNPHFVCGARVLVKPYREKSRLVDRKYSEKIDSPAYYPSHFFEMDPELQSMPRIFGNSRLFRKQLMEEHEQALELERRRLTELQLVAKQLTQPYFGYSMDELKLSEASGDHKELTSADRFNYLLNVLNNGSTSDDKARHTITNYTEQESQGLNLPESPFASAIPSSISTVI, from the exons ATGGATTTTTCAGAGTCTACACGAGTTGTTTTCAACAGAATCCAGAAACTAGAACCAGATAATGTTTCTAAGATTATTGGGTATCTACTGCTTCAAGATCATGGGGACCGGGAGATGATACGGTTGGCTTTTGGTCCTGACAGTTTGATTCATTCCTTAATCAATAAGGCAAAAGCTGAACTTGGACCAGCTTTACTCTCGCCTGGTTCTATGAATCCAACACCCATTTCAGATCTGCCCCTGCAGTTCACTCCCTTTTCACCAGCTTCTTCACGACCGTTCTCATCGCCGGCCACATTTAGGGTTGCTGCTCCTTATTGGGAACCACAGGTCACAACTGACCAGCAAGGAGTACAAAACATGGACTTTATTCCACCTACATATGGGGATTCTCTCTCTGATGAATATCTCCACAATCAAGCTCAGTTTTTGAGCTTGGAGGATCAGTTAGAAGCTGTTAACAACGTGGCACCAGATTTTTCAAGCAATTATTATTATCCTGAACCCTCATTGGGCACTCTAAGTGCAAGAACCAGTCGGAGATCTCCAAGCCTTCCTGAATTCCCGGTGAAGGCTTGCCACTACTTCAACAAAGGGTTTTGTAAGCATGGAACCAACTGTAGGTATTTCCATGGCCAATCCTTTTCAGATAGCTTCTCTCAGATCTTCAGCTCAAATCCGAATGAGCTGGTTAATGATGATCATATGTTCACACCGGGTTCGCTTGAGAAATTAGAGTTGGAGCTTACAGAGCTCTTGAAATCCAGACGGGGCGTCCCTGTATCGATTGCTTCTCTTCCAATGATGTATTATGAAAAGTATGGGAGGACCCTACAGGCAGAGGGTTACCTCACAGAGAGTCAAAGGCATGGGAAGGCTGGTTACAGTTTGACAAAGCTTCTTGCGCGATTGAAGGATAGCATTCGACTTATTGACAG ACCTCATGGGCAGCACTCGGTGGTCTTGGCTGAAGACGCCCCGAGATACATGGAGTATAGGGGTGAGAGAAGTGATCCAGGTGTAATTGTTGCAGGGTCTCGACAGATTTATCTGACGTTTCCCGCTGAGAGCACTTTTACTGAGGAAGATGTTTCCAACTATTTTAA GAGCTTTGGGCCTGTTCAAGATGTTAGGATTCCCTGTCAGCAGAAAAGAATGTTCGGTTTTGTGACTTTTGTCTATCCAGAGACCGTGAAGATAATTTTGACTAAGGGGAACCCCCATTTTGTATGCGGTGCTCGTGTTCTTGTGAAACCCTATAGGGAAAAATCCAGACTTGTAGACAG AAAGTATTCTGAGAAAATTGATTCTCCGGCATACTACCCATCTCACTTCTTTGAAATGGATCCTGAGCTTCAGTCAA TGCCCAGAATCTTCGGGAATTCTAGACTGTTCAGGAAGCAGCTTATGGAAGAGCATGAACAAGCTCTTGAACTTGAGAGAAGGCGTCTCACTGAATTGCAGTTGGTGGCTAAACAATTGACTCAGCCATATTTTGGTTACTCCATGGATGAATTGAAACTGTCAGAAG CTTCTGGAGATCACAAAGAGTTGACTTCAGCTGATCGGTTCAATTACTTGCTGAATGTTCTAAACAATGGTTCAACTAGTGATGACAAAGCAAGGCACACAATCACAAATTATACTGAACAGGAGAG CCAAGGACTTAATCTCCCCGAGAGTCCATTTGCATCTGCAATACCAAGCAGTATTTCTACAGTGATATAG